From Arcticibacter tournemirensis, one genomic window encodes:
- the speB gene encoding agmatinase — protein sequence MKALDRNNFLGLTDKSHCDYANCSVIIQQFPYEYTSSYLPGSSKGPAAIVKASEFVETYDEEIDADIAEKIGIGTLVPASFNDKVNEDAVNFIADETSELLSDNKFVVSIGAEHTVTFGIVKAFAKKYRNLTVLQIDAHSDLRFSYHDNIYSHASVMARIHEMGLTICQAGIRAQSREEADLIKKADNIHTFYAHQIRQNPLWMEELIAPMSNDVYITIDADGFDPSVIPAVGTAEPNGLFWGETLELLKMVCKERNVVGFDVVECAPVEGSILSEYTLAKLIYKLIGYRFS from the coding sequence ATGAAGGCGCTAGATCGTAATAACTTTTTAGGATTGACAGACAAGTCTCACTGCGATTATGCTAATTGCAGCGTTATTATTCAACAGTTTCCTTATGAATACACGTCATCCTACCTTCCCGGCTCGTCGAAGGGTCCGGCGGCAATAGTTAAAGCGTCGGAGTTTGTTGAAACGTACGATGAAGAAATAGACGCCGACATTGCAGAAAAAATAGGAATAGGCACTTTAGTTCCTGCAAGCTTTAACGACAAGGTTAATGAAGATGCAGTGAATTTTATTGCAGATGAGACGTCGGAGCTTCTTAGTGACAATAAGTTTGTGGTTTCGATTGGAGCAGAACATACTGTCACCTTCGGGATTGTTAAAGCTTTTGCGAAAAAGTACCGCAATCTTACTGTTCTACAGATCGACGCGCATTCTGATCTCAGATTCAGCTATCATGATAATATCTATTCACATGCTTCTGTTATGGCTCGCATCCATGAAATGGGGTTGACCATTTGCCAGGCTGGTATCAGAGCACAGTCACGTGAAGAAGCTGACCTGATTAAGAAAGCAGACAATATACATACGTTTTATGCTCACCAGATAAGGCAAAATCCCTTGTGGATGGAAGAATTAATAGCACCTATGAGCAATGACGTTTATATCACAATTGACGCAGATGGCTTCGACCCTTCGGTCATACCAGCCGTTGGCACAGCAGAGCCAAACGGACTTTTTTGGGGTGAAACGCTAGAACTGCTTAAGATGGTTTGCAAGGAAAGAAACGTAGTAGGCTTCGATGTAGTAGAATGCGCCCCTGTTGAAGGAAGCATATTATCGGAATACACGCTGGCGAAACTGATATATAAACTTATCGGATACCGCTTCAGCTAA
- a CDS encoding helix-turn-helix domain-containing protein, which yields MPINFFKHLAVHNDDHILRIAPLEHLKEIVEGFYVFKAGYRVERELFFNDGYPVIALMQNRNENVSVSIDGHMKSVGNAWVCGGVLRNTYCESGLDFQDCFVIRFYAVTFFKLFGINEDYFHQKQVFDFSEIAGYGFEQFEEAYYHGSSLEERMKITVRFLSEKVNTYSYPKVLLDIQKYIDRRGNLTVRDVMDGYAVRLNYKWLERNFKKHLGISPQNYLLIRRFLNAYIDLDSLTSKELLEIAIDNGYYDDNHFIKDFRRFSGVPPKTYFSRSKGAKTDKENYAK from the coding sequence ATGCCTATTAACTTTTTTAAACATCTGGCTGTTCACAATGACGATCATATCCTCAGGATCGCTCCTCTTGAGCATTTAAAGGAGATTGTGGAAGGCTTTTATGTATTTAAGGCAGGATATAGAGTAGAGAGAGAGCTGTTCTTTAACGACGGCTACCCTGTGATAGCTCTTATGCAAAACAGGAACGAGAACGTGAGCGTGAGTATCGATGGGCATATGAAAAGTGTTGGCAATGCATGGGTTTGCGGTGGTGTGCTGAGGAACACTTATTGCGAATCCGGACTTGATTTCCAGGATTGCTTCGTTATTCGCTTTTACGCAGTAACTTTCTTCAAGTTATTTGGCATTAATGAAGATTATTTCCACCAAAAACAGGTCTTCGATTTTTCGGAAATAGCCGGATATGGGTTTGAACAGTTCGAAGAAGCTTATTATCATGGTTCTTCCCTGGAAGAGCGAATGAAGATAACTGTGAGGTTTCTTTCGGAGAAGGTGAATACCTATTCATACCCGAAAGTCCTTCTCGACATACAGAAATATATCGATAGACGTGGTAACCTTACGGTTAGGGATGTTATGGACGGCTATGCGGTTCGCCTGAACTATAAATGGCTGGAAAGGAACTTTAAAAAGCACTTAGGTATCTCGCCGCAAAACTACCTCTTGATAAGACGTTTTCTGAATGCTTACATTGATTTGGATTCTTTAACCTCTAAAGAGCTTTTAGAAATCGCCATAGATAATGGTTATTATGACGACAACCATTTTATAAAGGACTTCCGGCGATTCTCCGGGGTACCGCCCAAAACCTATTTCAGCAGATCAAAAGGAGCTAAAACAGATAAGGAGAACTACGCGAAGTAA
- the ychF gene encoding redox-regulated ATPase YchF yields MALQCGIVGLPNVGKSTLFNCLSNAKAQAANFPFCTIEPNIGVITVPDDRLTKLAELVNPNRIVPNTIEIVDIAGLVKGASKGEGLGNQFLGNIRATNAIIHVLRCFDDGNVVHVDGSVDPIRDKEIIDTELQLKDLETVSKKIQKVEKMAKTGGDKDAKKAYEVCTIIKNHLESGKSVRTAPISEEDKEHIADLFLLTSKPVMYVCNVDEGSVTNGNAYVEQVKEAVKEENAEVLVISAKIESEIAELESYEEREMFLNDLGLEESGVSRLIRAAYKLLNLATYFTAGVQEVRAWTITQGFTAPQAAGVIHSDFEKGFIRAEVIKYEDFIKLGSEAACKEAGKLSVEGKTYVVEDGDIMHFRFNV; encoded by the coding sequence ATGGCTTTACAATGCGGAATCGTTGGTTTACCCAACGTTGGAAAATCAACTCTCTTTAATTGTTTATCAAATGCGAAGGCTCAGGCAGCGAACTTCCCGTTCTGTACCATAGAACCCAACATCGGGGTAATAACGGTTCCGGATGATCGTCTGACTAAATTAGCGGAACTTGTTAACCCCAACAGGATAGTTCCAAACACGATAGAGATTGTTGACATAGCCGGGCTGGTGAAAGGTGCAAGCAAGGGCGAAGGGCTGGGAAACCAGTTTTTGGGCAATATCCGGGCTACTAATGCGATTATCCATGTATTGCGCTGCTTTGATGACGGCAATGTAGTTCATGTTGACGGCTCCGTAGATCCGATACGAGATAAGGAGATTATCGACACTGAGTTACAGCTAAAAGACCTGGAAACTGTTTCTAAAAAGATCCAGAAGGTGGAAAAAATGGCTAAAACCGGCGGTGATAAGGACGCAAAAAAAGCATATGAGGTTTGCACGATTATAAAGAACCATCTTGAATCAGGTAAATCGGTACGCACAGCGCCTATTTCTGAAGAAGATAAAGAACATATCGCCGATCTGTTCCTGCTCACATCAAAACCGGTGATGTATGTCTGTAATGTAGACGAAGGATCGGTTACCAATGGTAATGCATATGTAGAGCAGGTGAAAGAGGCCGTGAAAGAAGAAAATGCTGAAGTGCTGGTTATTTCGGCAAAGATAGAGTCCGAGATTGCCGAACTTGAAAGCTACGAAGAGCGGGAGATGTTCCTGAATGACCTAGGCTTGGAAGAGTCGGGTGTGAGCCGGCTTATACGAGCTGCCTACAAACTACTTAACCTGGCTACTTACTTTACGGCCGGAGTTCAGGAAGTAAGAGCATGGACGATTACACAGGGCTTTACTGCACCGCAAGCGGCAGGGGTCATCCATAGCGATTTCGAGAAAGGCTTTATCAGGGCCGAGGTTATCAAATACGAGGACTTCATTAAACTTGGATCTGAAGCAGCCTGTAAAGAGGCTGGCAAGTTAAGCGTGGAGGGTAAAACGTATGTTGTTGAAGACGGCGACATCATGCACTTCAGATTTAATGTTTAA